Proteins encoded together in one Nostoc sp. PCC 7524 window:
- a CDS encoding HAD family hydrolase, giving the protein MSITAAFFDVDGTLIKGNAIDHYLYLSTKNISLIDRWKLYLRVVIQIPYYMLLDRISRTKFNEVFYRNYCDKSVAHLQDLSQKYFAEKLCDRLFPAAKDCIIQHKKNGKCIVLVSGSLDVIISPLAKFLCADVILTVSLKINNGCYTGEIIGDSITDEGKARAIQNLAEQLDIDLSKSYAYGDSISDLPMLKSVGHPVAVNPDRTLNKIAKQNGFSIKYWSLIQ; this is encoded by the coding sequence TTGTCTATAACTGCGGCTTTTTTTGATGTAGATGGCACTTTGATTAAAGGTAATGCCATAGATCACTATCTTTACTTGTCCACAAAAAACATTTCGTTAATAGATAGATGGAAATTGTACTTGAGAGTAGTGATTCAAATCCCTTATTATATGCTGCTGGATCGTATCAGTCGGACTAAATTCAACGAGGTATTTTATCGTAATTATTGTGATAAATCTGTAGCACATCTTCAAGATTTGAGTCAAAAATATTTTGCAGAAAAACTTTGCGATCGCCTATTCCCTGCTGCTAAAGACTGTATCATTCAACACAAAAAAAACGGAAAATGTATAGTTTTAGTTAGTGGTTCTTTGGATGTTATCATCTCGCCTTTAGCAAAGTTTTTATGTGCTGATGTCATACTAACTGTGAGTCTTAAAATTAATAATGGATGCTATACAGGGGAAATAATTGGCGATTCTATCACTGATGAAGGAAAAGCAAGGGCAATACAGAATCTTGCTGAACAGTTAGACATCGACTTAAGTAAGAGTTATGCCTATGGAGATAGTATTTCAGATTTGCCCATGCTTAAATCTGTTGGTCATCCAGTAGCAGTAAATCCTGACCGCACTTTGAACAAGATTGCTAAACAAAATGGTTTTTCTATTAAATATTGGAGCTTGATTCAGTAA
- a CDS encoding non-ribosomal peptide synthetase, giving the protein MIKGTLATIQETIKEKAICWKERPALQMFSLYKPLKIYSYTDLIEKIEFATKQIIKVGINLGDRIILLSENRPEWVITYLAILSAGATPVLIDSSLPVDDLEEVIQFSDSRALLVSRKLWNSLTLEIKEKMPVLDIEGDWLNFPGTPHHISSDMPPTSDPDPAIAVLLFTSGTTGRPKGVLLEHQSLLYSALGCMNAIGFQEEKQAHRVLCILPMNHIAGLICNLIAPLLMGATATFLETVDKETILTAMQATQTTLLPGVPRLFQLFYSEIQRQIQQRGLLTRLIFQILGTVCEQIRQLTPWNPGRWIFSSVHQVFGGELRVCCCGAASLPSEVERGLERLGFTILKAYGLTETGINVCNNLSQQRQGHVGQPFKGVEFRIDHTGNSSNEGEICVRGVTLMRGYFRNVEATEQAVDQQGWFHTGDLGSLDSRGNLIITDRIKDLIVTAGGKKASPLAVANYYQGITGVQELAVLGMPAMGGYGEAVHAAVVLDRNVFSTNISNQQALDIIWQEIQARSPQVPNHLRIQKIHIVEDLPKTTTLKIKLAELKKLLNSSLSGEQQSSILSQSINQFKLLSQKIILERDALLGMSPDEQTAQIEAYLLELVSHLLQIDLSISEIKESLLTLGIDSLTATELKNQLQNQLGWNISIDQFLNGASIRQLAANYPNYYNQTSKEFTLTSISREEYLPLSFAQQRLWFLDQLHPNKSLYNISGAVKLQGQLNIIALEQSFQEIIRRHEVLRTNFAAINGQPVQIIHPKRSWTMPVIDLRPLAKAERKIESQRLAFEEAQCPFNLAEDCLLRASLLHLDETEYVLLLTMHHIVSDGWSISVLSQELTVIYNSFCYGKPSSLPTLSIQYADFAVWQRQWLQGKALESQLAYWRQQLADVPTLLSLPTDRPRPAVQTFRGAVESCQLSEALTEKLKLLSRQEGVTLFMTLLTAFNVLLYRYTQQTDIVVGSPVFNRNHKEIEGLIGFFVNTLVLRTDVSGNPSFQELLQRVRKVALAAYTYQDLPFEMLVEALQPQRNLSHTPLFQVMFVLQNTPMQKLELADVPSSIWTVENLTAKFDLTLSIEENSQGLIGVWEYNTDLFDASTIQRMIGNFQTLLEGIVVHPEQSVGKLPLLTKAEQQQLLVEWNNTQADYPQDKCIHHLFEEQVEKTPDAVAVVFEDEQLTYYQLNCRANQLAHYLQTLGVKSEILVGICVERSLEMLIGILGVLKAGAAYLPLDPTYPQERLSFMLKDAQVLMLLTQQHLVKDISTHIAQVVCLDTDWDRIAQHSQENVLNEVKPENLAYVIYTSGSTGKPKGVMVKHSGLSNLAQVQIQTFAVGCGSRVLQFASFSFDASIWEVVMALVSGATLYLAKKDDLIPGSELIRLLNECCITHITLPPSALAVLPVEKLPVLQTIIVAGEACSPVFMKKWYVGRHFFNGYGPTEATICASIAEFTEHSNQSVIGRPIANTQIYILDHYLQPVPIGVPGELHIGGFGLARGYLNRPELTAERFISNPFNHDTQARLYKTGDLARYLPDGNIEYLGRIDHQVKIRGFRIELGEIEATLSQHPNIQATVVTAREDTSGNKYLVAYLVSAQEQTPTISELRHFLCQKLPEYMIPSFFVFLEALPLTPNGKVNRCDLPEPKYHQELAGSFVAPCDTLELKLVNIWEQTLKIQPVSVKDDFFELGGHSLLAVGLMNQIQQQFGQSLPLATLFQSRTIEQLASLLRQNISSSSCSPLVAIQSNVSQQPLFCVHGIGGNVLNYFDLARCLEPNRSFYGLQAKGLDGQQQPYTRIEDMAAYYIDAIRAVQPQGPYLLSGWSMGGIVAFEMAIQLQKKGHEIEQLFLLDSWTPNYIQMRSGNFNDTLLLKYFLQNLESYVGKSLTVSYDFIAALATEEQINHVLKQAKISEIVTSDLKSPQIRPLIEVFQANLQALQNYIPQIGSTRITLFRASEMLFGNLDDSTLGWSELTTQSIDVCIVPGNHYTMLTQPYVQELSEKLKFCL; this is encoded by the coding sequence ATGATCAAAGGGACATTAGCAACAATACAAGAGACGATTAAAGAAAAAGCTATCTGCTGGAAAGAACGCCCAGCATTACAGATGTTTTCTCTATATAAACCCTTAAAAATTTATAGTTATACTGATTTAATAGAAAAAATTGAATTCGCCACTAAGCAAATTATTAAAGTAGGAATAAACTTAGGTGATCGCATCATCCTATTATCAGAAAATCGTCCAGAGTGGGTTATTACTTACTTAGCAATTCTATCTGCTGGTGCTACTCCCGTCCTGATTGATTCGTCATTGCCTGTAGATGACCTAGAGGAAGTGATTCAATTTTCTGATTCTCGTGCATTGCTTGTCTCACGTAAACTCTGGAACAGTTTAACTCTTGAAATCAAGGAAAAAATGCCTGTTCTGGATATTGAAGGAGACTGGCTAAACTTTCCTGGCACACCCCATCATATCAGTTCAGATATGCCTCCAACTAGCGATCCAGATCCAGCGATCGCAGTTTTGTTATTCACTTCAGGAACAACAGGTAGACCCAAGGGTGTCCTGCTGGAGCATCAAAGCTTACTTTACAGTGCTTTAGGTTGTATGAATGCAATTGGTTTTCAAGAAGAGAAACAGGCACATCGTGTCCTCTGCATCTTGCCTATGAACCATATTGCTGGACTAATCTGCAACCTCATTGCTCCTCTACTAATGGGTGCAACAGCAACTTTTTTAGAAACAGTTGACAAAGAGACCATCTTAACAGCTATGCAGGCTACCCAGACAACCCTGTTGCCAGGAGTGCCTCGCTTATTCCAACTATTTTATAGTGAGATTCAGCGCCAAATCCAGCAAAGGGGTCTACTGACACGTCTCATATTCCAGATACTGGGTACTGTTTGTGAACAAATCCGACAGTTGACTCCTTGGAACCCAGGTAGATGGATTTTTTCGTCAGTACATCAGGTTTTTGGCGGAGAGTTAAGAGTGTGTTGTTGTGGTGCTGCATCCCTACCATCTGAGGTAGAACGAGGATTAGAACGACTGGGTTTTACCATCCTGAAGGCTTACGGTTTAACAGAGACAGGAATTAACGTCTGCAATAACCTATCCCAACAACGTCAAGGTCATGTAGGACAACCGTTCAAGGGGGTCGAGTTTCGTATTGACCACACTGGCAATTCCAGCAACGAAGGAGAAATTTGTGTTCGTGGTGTCACCCTAATGCGGGGTTATTTCCGCAATGTGGAAGCAACTGAGCAAGCAGTTGATCAGCAAGGTTGGTTTCATACAGGCGACTTAGGAAGTTTAGACAGTCGAGGCAATCTGATTATTACAGATCGGATCAAGGATCTGATTGTCACCGCAGGTGGGAAAAAAGCTAGTCCTCTAGCAGTTGCTAATTATTATCAAGGTATCACAGGAGTTCAAGAACTAGCAGTTTTAGGAATGCCAGCGATGGGAGGTTACGGTGAAGCAGTTCATGCGGCAGTTGTTCTAGATCGCAATGTCTTCTCAACCAACATTTCTAATCAACAAGCCCTTGATATTATATGGCAGGAAATTCAAGCTCGTTCGCCTCAAGTTCCTAATCATCTCCGCATTCAAAAGATTCATATAGTTGAAGATTTACCTAAGACCACAACTCTGAAAATTAAGCTAGCGGAATTAAAAAAACTTCTTAATTCTTCTCTTAGTGGAGAACAGCAAAGCAGTATTCTCAGTCAGAGTATCAATCAATTTAAGCTATTAAGTCAAAAGATAATTTTAGAGCGAGATGCTTTATTAGGAATGTCTCCCGATGAGCAAACAGCCCAAATAGAAGCTTATCTTTTAGAATTGGTTTCTCACCTTTTACAAATTGATTTATCTATATCAGAAATAAAAGAATCACTTCTGACTCTAGGAATTGATTCTCTAACAGCAACCGAGTTAAAAAATCAGTTACAAAATCAACTAGGATGGAATATTTCAATTGATCAATTTCTTAATGGTGCTAGTATCCGGCAATTAGCAGCTAACTATCCTAACTATTACAACCAGACAAGTAAAGAATTCACTCTGACTTCAATTTCCAGAGAGGAATACCTACCCTTATCCTTTGCCCAACAGCGTTTGTGGTTTCTAGACCAGTTACATCCCAATAAATCATTGTACAATATTTCAGGAGCAGTAAAACTTCAAGGTCAGCTCAATATCATTGCCCTAGAACAAAGCTTCCAAGAAATTATCCGTCGCCACGAAGTATTACGCACTAACTTTGCCGCAATCAACGGGCAACCTGTACAAATCATTCACCCCAAACGTAGTTGGACAATGCCAGTAATAGATTTACGACCACTGGCAAAAGCTGAACGGAAGATCGAGAGTCAAAGATTAGCATTTGAAGAAGCTCAATGTCCCTTTAATCTTGCTGAAGATTGTTTACTGAGAGCTAGCTTATTACACCTAGATGAAACAGAATATGTTTTGCTACTGACCATGCACCACATTGTTAGCGATGGTTGGTCAATAAGTGTACTTTCTCAAGAACTGACAGTCATATACAATAGCTTCTGTTATGGTAAACCTTCATCACTACCAACACTATCCATTCAGTATGCTGACTTTGCGGTTTGGCAACGGCAATGGTTACAAGGAAAAGCTCTAGAATCACAACTCGCTTATTGGCGGCAACAACTTGCAGATGTACCTACTTTATTATCACTGCCCACAGACCGACCACGACCCGCAGTGCAAACCTTTCGAGGAGCAGTTGAATCCTGCCAATTGTCTGAGGCACTCACTGAAAAACTTAAATTGTTGAGTCGCCAAGAAGGTGTGACTCTGTTCATGACATTGTTAACAGCATTTAATGTACTACTTTATCGTTATACTCAGCAGACTGACATTGTCGTAGGTTCTCCTGTTTTTAACCGCAATCACAAGGAAATTGAGGGATTAATTGGTTTCTTTGTCAATACTTTAGTTCTTCGCACTGATGTGTCAGGCAACCCCAGTTTTCAAGAATTATTACAGCGAGTCCGGAAGGTGGCGTTGGCAGCCTATACTTATCAAGATTTACCCTTTGAAATGCTAGTAGAAGCATTGCAACCACAACGAAATTTAAGCCATACTCCACTATTCCAAGTAATGTTTGTACTCCAGAATACTCCGATGCAAAAGTTGGAACTTGCTGATGTGCCTTCGAGTATTTGGACAGTAGAAAATCTCACAGCAAAGTTTGATTTGACTTTATCTATTGAAGAAAACTCCCAAGGGTTGATAGGAGTATGGGAATATAACACTGACTTGTTTGATGCCAGCACTATCCAGAGGATGATAGGAAATTTCCAAACCTTGTTAGAGGGAATTGTTGTTCATCCAGAGCAATCTGTTGGCAAACTACCTTTACTTACCAAGGCAGAACAACAACAGTTATTAGTGGAGTGGAATAATACTCAAGCAGATTATCCCCAAGATAAATGTATACATCACTTGTTTGAGGAACAGGTAGAGAAAACTCCAGATGCCGTAGCCGTAGTTTTTGAAGACGAACAACTAACTTATTATCAGTTAAATTGTCGAGCGAACCAATTGGCACACTACTTGCAAACTCTGGGTGTAAAATCAGAAATCCTAGTCGGCATTTGTGTGGAACGTTCCTTAGAAATGTTGATAGGTATACTGGGAGTTCTGAAAGCTGGTGCTGCTTATTTACCGCTCGATCCTACTTATCCCCAAGAACGTCTGAGTTTTATGCTCAAAGATGCACAGGTATTAATGCTACTGACGCAACAGCATCTTGTTAAAGATATATCAACACATATAGCACAGGTAGTTTGTTTGGATACTGATTGGGATAGAATTGCCCAGCATAGTCAGGAGAATGTATTGAATGAGGTTAAACCAGAGAATTTAGCTTATGTAATCTACACTTCTGGCTCTACAGGAAAGCCTAAAGGTGTAATGGTAAAACATTCAGGTTTATCTAATCTTGCCCAAGTACAAATTCAAACATTTGCAGTAGGTTGTGGAAGTCGTGTTCTCCAGTTCGCCTCCTTCAGCTTCGATGCTTCTATTTGGGAAGTAGTGATGGCTTTGGTTTCTGGTGCAACACTCTACCTAGCAAAAAAAGACGATCTCATACCAGGTTCAGAATTAATACGGTTATTAAATGAATGTTGTATTACACATATTACACTGCCACCATCAGCATTGGCAGTTCTGCCTGTAGAAAAACTCCCTGTATTGCAGACAATAATTGTGGCAGGAGAAGCCTGTTCTCCTGTTTTCATGAAAAAATGGTATGTTGGGCGACATTTTTTCAATGGCTACGGGCCAACGGAAGCTACTATCTGCGCCAGTATTGCAGAATTCACCGAACATAGCAATCAGTCTGTCATTGGTCGTCCGATCGCCAATACTCAAATTTATATTCTCGACCATTATTTGCAACCAGTGCCGATTGGTGTACCTGGAGAACTGCACATTGGTGGTTTTGGTCTAGCACGAGGCTATCTCAACCGTCCCGAATTGACAGCAGAGAGATTCATTTCTAACCCCTTTAATCATGATACTCAAGCAAGGCTATACAAAACTGGCGACCTAGCTCGCTACTTACCAGATGGCAACATTGAATACCTAGGGCGGATTGACCATCAAGTGAAAATCCGTGGCTTCCGCATTGAATTGGGGGAAATAGAAGCCACACTCAGTCAGCACCCCAATATACAAGCAACTGTAGTTACAGCTAGAGAGGATACTTCCGGTAATAAATACTTAGTTGCTTACCTCGTCTCAGCTCAGGAGCAGACTCCCACTATTAGTGAACTGCGACACTTCCTCTGCCAAAAGCTCCCAGAGTACATGATTCCTTCTTTCTTCGTATTTTTAGAGGCTTTACCTCTCACACCAAATGGCAAAGTCAATCGTTGTGATCTGCCAGAACCAAAGTATCATCAAGAATTAGCAGGATCTTTCGTTGCACCTTGTGACACTTTAGAATTGAAATTGGTAAATATTTGGGAACAAACTCTTAAGATTCAACCTGTAAGTGTCAAAGATGACTTTTTTGAACTGGGGGGTCACTCCCTGTTAGCTGTTGGGTTAATGAATCAAATTCAACAGCAATTTGGACAAAGCCTACCACTAGCTACACTTTTCCAAAGTAGAACCATTGAGCAACTAGCTAGTCTTCTGCGTCAAAACATTAGTTCTTCGAGTTGCTCTCCTTTAGTAGCAATTCAGTCAAATGTTTCTCAACAACCTTTGTTTTGTGTTCATGGTATTGGGGGTAATGTACTCAACTATTTTGATTTAGCACGTTGTTTAGAGCCTAATCGCTCCTTTTATGGACTACAAGCCAAAGGATTAGATGGGCAACAACAGCCTTATACTCGAATTGAAGATATGGCCGCTTATTATATTGATGCTATCCGTGCTGTTCAGCCCCAAGGACCATACTTGTTAAGTGGCTGGTCAATGGGAGGTATTGTTGCTTTTGAAATGGCTATTCAGCTACAAAAGAAGGGTCATGAGATAGAGCAGTTGTTTTTACTCGATAGCTGGACACCCAATTATATTCAAATGCGTTCCGGTAATTTTAACGATACTTTACTACTTAAATATTTCCTTCAGAATTTAGAAAGCTATGTTGGTAAAAGTCTGACAGTATCCTATGATTTTATCGCCGCATTAGCTACTGAAGAGCAGATAAATCATGTCTTAAAGCAGGCAAAAATTAGCGAGATTGTTACCTCAGATTTGAAATCACCGCAGATTCGACCTTTGATAGAAGTTTTCCAGGCGAATCTCCAAGCTTTACAAAACTATATTCCGCAAATTGGTTCAACTCGAATTACTCTTTTCCGTGCTAGTGAAATGTTATTTGGCAATTTAGATGATTCAACATTGGGTTGGAGTGAGTTAACCACACAATCCATAGATGTTTGTATTGTCCCAGGCAATCACTACACCATGCTTACACAACCATATGTTCAAGAATTATCAGAAAAATTAAAGTTTTGTTTATAA